In Daphnia pulicaria isolate SC F1-1A chromosome 5, SC_F0-13Bv2, whole genome shotgun sequence, a single genomic region encodes these proteins:
- the LOC124341040 gene encoding uncharacterized protein LOC124341040 — MLNLKQPLSLVTCASNYLIESVQFWNSCQFDVQSLTSLQEYLLLIPNNLFDQWAEKLLLSLSRTQRKSDAHFLVFSTALTRLNIDDFPTLPVNVTVLCDYFRFATNLKYLRCQYAPFFWSPSDLFIFQNSIVCFKNLQKLTLCNIDLMESPSFLETVGKQITSLKELDISYGKIPSQSYGKICENFLHLEVLRMKQHSEEFRTITYKHVMQLLTCLLRLKILDDDTTIWSCILPAFTQLSKEMYSDLCASIHHLTIYQCSEVNVKFTKKVLSVCLDSRIFKESSRTDIADVNTWLFNSFPALQSIDLRLENVRFSAIERFFQTKNVGWKIHSIFLSKIPLNFTNFQMIGKYASNLKRFEIINQLTLNAMMDDQYIAPDVNGRLTEPYFGHLIHLSFTGAWEENITCLLLNHCLLLQELILKPTTISGTFLKHNPLRYLRRLIFDTSHLIWNSSDLEMYFLQRVLQSTSSLREIGLKSRPSEEWDCLLQQLKIANCDLHIFRSTI; from the exons atgttgaacttAAAGCAGCCTCTAAGTTTAGTAACTTGTGCCTCAAATTACCTTATTGAATCAGTGCAATTTTGGAATTCCTGTCAATTTGATGTCCAATCTTTAACCAGTTTACAAGAGTATCTCTTACTTATTCCTAATAATCTGTTTGATCAGTGGGCGGAAAAGCTTTTGTTATCGTTAAGTAGAACACAAAGGAAAAGCGACGCTCACTTTCTCGTTTTTAGTACTGCCTTGACGCGACTAAATATTGATGATTTCCCCACCTTACCAGTGAATGTTACTGTTCTGTGTGATTACTTTAGATTTGCTACAAATTTAAAGTACTTGCGCTGTCAGTATGCACCTTTCTTCTGGTCTCCTTCAGACTTATTTATATTCCAGAATTCAATTGTCTGTTTTAAAAACCTTCAAAAACTGACGTTGTGCAACATCGATCTTATGGAAAGTCCATCATTTTTGGAGACtgttggaaaacaaatcaccaGTCTGAAAGAACTTGACATCAGTTATGGGAAGATTCCTTCACAAAGTTATGGTAAAATAtgtgaaaattttttacatctaGAAGTGCTCAGAATGAAGCAGCATTCAGAAGAATTTCGTACCATCACATACAAACATGTTATGCAACTTCTAACTTGTTTATTGAGGCTTAAAATTTTGGACGATGATACAACAATATGG AGTTGCATCTTACCAGCATTCACACAACTCAGCAAGGAAATGTATTCTGATTTGTGTGCTTCTATACACCATCTTACTATCTACCAGTGTTCGGAAGTAAACGTAAAATTTACGAAAAAGGTTTTAAGCGTGTGCCTGGACAGTAGAATCTTTAAAGAGTCATCCCGCACAGACATAGCAGATGTAAACACTTGGCTATTCAACAGTTTTCCTGCACTTCAGTCGATTGATCTTCGTCTCGAAAACGTACGGTTTTCAGCAAttgaaaggttttttcaaACCAAAAACGTTGGATGGAAGATacattccatttttctttcaaaaatcccgcttaattttacaaattttcaaatgattggAAAGTACGCCAGTAACCTTAAAAGGTTTGAAATCATCAATCAACTTACGTTAAACGCAATGATGGATGATCAGTACATCGCTCCAGACGTTAACGGCCGTTTGACTGAGCCATACTTTGGACATCTTATACATCTTTCTTTTACTGGAGCCTGGGAAGAAAATATTACATGTCTTTTATTGAACCACTGTTTATTGCTACAAGAGCTCATTCTTAAACCAACCACCATATCAGGAACATTCCTCAAGCATAATCCCCTTCGATATTTGCGTCGACTCATTTTTGATACATCACACTTGATTTGGAATTCTTCAGATTTAGAAATGTATTTTCTTCAACGTGTCCTTCAGTCAACAAGTTCTCTTAGAGAAATTGGCCTTAAATCGAGACCTTCTGAAGAATGGGATTGCCTTCTTCAACAATTAAAGATTGCGAACTGTGATCTACATATATTTCGATCCACGATTTAA
- the LOC124341153 gene encoding transmembrane protein 120 homolog, protein MALNLGDIDSCIQDLIDLTEDYKQLEATHKDYTVQLEQLSELQTKCVKNLSHQRYRLGIIKSTLKKIKPKDESEKEKFELLNKDLMRRQAQLNEMEESLPKKSGTYLKIILGSVNVSFLNKQERFKYKDDYEKFKLALSAIAMGLSVTNLIANLRILDLAFVFLMVWYYCTLTIRESILRVNGSRIKGWWRAHHFISTALSAVLLTWPDSTTYHLFRHQLMWFYVYISFVQYLQFRYQQGCLYRLKALGERHDMDITIEGFHSWMWRGLSFLLPFLYLGYFYQLYNAWALYQLSFHPGSEWQIPVLSFLFLILFLGNTLTTSMVIPQKLRDKVRLKYRFTRLDKYFSTYTKGGRRYTLSDRSRSNESQDASQGTEMTEEEVASSKMKTKSFEDEKDQ, encoded by the exons ATGGCCTTGAATTTAGGCGATATCGACTCGTGTATCCAAGATTTGATCGATTTAACTGAAGACTACAAACAGCTTGAA gcaaCTCACAAGGATTACACAGTTCAATTAGAACAACTGTCAGAACTACAGACAAAATGTGTAAAAAATTTGAGTCATCAAAGATACAGACTAGGGATTATCaagtcaacattaaaaaa GATTAAGCCAAAGGATgaatctgaaaaagaaaaatttgaacttcTCAATAAAGATTTAATGAGGAGACAGGCTCAGTTGAATGAGATGGAAGAATCTCTACCTAAGAAGAGTGGAACATACCTCAAAATCATTCTAGGATCAGTCAATGTATCATTTCTCAATAAGCAGGAAAG attCAAGTACAAAGATGATTATGAAAAGTTTAAACTTGCTCTGAGTGCTATAGCAATGGGCCTATCTGTCACAAATCTTATTGCCAATTTGAG GATCTTAGATTTGgcatttgttttccttatgGTGTGGTACTATTGCACTTTGACCATCCGCGAATCAATATTGCGAGTAAATGGTTCCCGAATCAAAGGATGGTGGAGAGCTCACCATTTCATTTCGACTGCGTTATCCGCTGTTTTACTCACATGGCCCGACTCCACCACGTATCACCTATTTCGTCATCAGCTCATGTGGTTCTACGTCTACATCA GTTTTGTACAGTATCTTCAATTTAGATACCAGCAAGGATGTCTCTATCGCTTGAAAGCTTTGGGTGAACGCCACGATATGGATATAACCATTGAGGGTTTCCATTCATGGATGTGGCGAGGACTTAGCTTTTTGCTTCCATTTCTCTATCTAGGCTATTTCTATCAACTGTACAATGCTTGGGCCTTGTACCAACTTAGTTTCCATCCGGGTAGTGAATGGCAG ATTCCAgtcctttctttccttttcctgaTTCTCTTTTTGGGTAACACTTTGACTACATCTATGGTGATTCCACAGAAACTCAGAGACAAAGTTCGGCTCAAGTACCGCTTTACTCGTCTCGACAAGTATTTTTCCACTTATACAAAGGGTGGCAGGCGATATACTTTATCTG ATCGTTCACGATCAAATGAAAGTCAGGATGCTAGCCAAGGGACGGAAATGACTGAAGAGGAAGTTGCTTCatctaaaatgaaaactaaaagTTTTGAGGATGAAAAAGACCAATGA
- the LOC124340838 gene encoding DNA-binding protein SMUBP-2-like: MQYNSIEDFVIQQLELLNLERDAEIAESRRLQENISAKQLQEKGVCILNLVVQGIRSGLYGRTIITFGCKLAGKELPSSNLSSGDIVGIFPNSSASQLEKDQICSGIVSCLKPSTIEIALDTDCDNVDLNDNDCYKLLQLANSVTYRRLKVGLNSLKNYQGPAASLINTLFGGQLFSSASLSLPPVLLGYDNDLVWFNKNLDHSQKEAVEFALKQREVAVVHGPPGTGKTTTVVEIILQTVKAGGRVLACAPSNVAVDNMLEKLVANSSVKAIRLGHPTRMQEAIQNRSLDAVLSNSEARSIVNDVRRDLDSQLKQITKNKKRGPIFSEIKNLRKELRERETKAVKEVLSHANVILTTLTSATQEGPLKHLPPDHFDYVVIDECSQSTESACWLALTRAPRVLLAGDHFQLPPTIISPEAERKGLGLTLMERIINRKEDGNLCVRMLTTQYRMHRDIMQWASNQLYHGKLEAHPSVASHLLMELPGVEENEDTGIPLLLIDTAGSDFHESMASEEGSKANSGEASLVVLHVQRLIDSGVPARDIAVVTPYNLQVELLRQMLSGKYPQLEIRSVDGFQGREKEAIILSLVRSNSTGQVGFVADVRRLNVACTRARRHLCLVTDSSTTSRAASGLVEYMEQHGEVRSAHQYLQEMDNVVVPEIGNRKPGVTAKLHKPVAPSKPTQDNSQSKQEKEEIATRINAMLMEWSSSAECISGSIKEFPPTMTAYERLVVHQWAEERGFHHQSVGENHNRRIQVKKLIVSAASQPEVKDSPPQSVVEATILENDIIGEALSDRTEKINLNPDETSLKQKKKKKKQNSTLAMENLVAPPKDKPVKSLLSPNLPLASESVDNNIKCDDCKKSVPKQNLALHRLRCTGSGPTEQAVRPKQKPVVKPLPILQTDRAKDSKVDKKADDIDGILSEFRQLDNVCNYATCKTGISLMGQHCNLCNRRFCLSHHLPEIHGCGDAIRRQARNVTLKQGFVAPGSLLVKPKAVDASKRAHLQRKLDSKLEDMSTQRTGKKEEKKKKK; this comes from the exons ATGCAGTATAACAGTATTGAAGATTTTGTGATACAGCAGCTTGAATTACTGAACCTTGAAAGAGATGCAGAAATTGCCGAAAGTCGAAGGCttcaagaaaatatttctgcTAAACAGCTCCAAGAAAAAGGGGTTTGCATATTAAATTTAGTTGTTCAGGGAATAAGATCTGGTCTTTATGGTAGAACAATCATAACATTTGGTTGCAAGTTGGCTGGTAAAGAATTACCATCATCGAATTTAAGTTCag GAGATATTGTTGGAATATTTCCCAACTCCAGTGCTTCCCAGCTGGAAAAGGATCAGATTTGTTCTGGAATTGTCAGCTGTTTAAAACCTTCAACTATTGAAATTGCCCTAGACACAGACTGTGATAATGTTGACTTAAACGACAATGACTGCTACAAGTTGTTACAGTTGGCCAACAGTGTGACCTACAGGAGACTCAAAGT GGGATTGaacagtttaaaaaattaccaagGCCCTGCTGCCTCTCTCATCAATACACTGTTTGGCGGACAGTTATTTTCATCTGCATCATTATCCTTACCACCAGTCCTTTTAGGATATGATAATGATCTTGTTTGGTTCAACAAGAACCTAGATCATTCTCAAAAAGAAGCTGTTGAATTTGCGTTGAAGCAGCGAGAAGTAGCAGTTGTTCACGGCCCTCCAGGGACAG GTAAAACTACAACTGTTGTAGAAATTATTCTCCAAACAGTCAAAGCAGGAGGTCGAGTTCTTGCTTGCGCGCCTTCTAATGTTGCCGTAGATAACATGCTGGAGAAACTCGTAGCGAATTCGTCCGTGAAAGCTATTCGTTTGGGTCATCCAACTAGGATGCAAGAAGCCATCCAGAATCGTTCACTAGATGCTGTTCTTTCAAACAGTGAAGCTCGTTCTATCGTCAACGACGTCCGTAGAGATCTTGATTCCCAActgaaacaaataacaaaaaacaaaaa acgAGGACCCATTTTTAGCGAAATTAAGAATCTAAGGAAAGAACTGCGGGAACGTGAAACAAAAGCCGTAAAGGAAGTTCTCTCCCATGCAAATGTCATTTTGACGACATTGACTAGCGCTACGCAGGAAGGACCTCTAAAGCACTTGCCACCGGATCATTTTGATTACGTGGTAATCGACGAGTGTTCACAG TCGACAGAATCAGCCTGTTGGCTTGCTTTGACTCGTGCACCGAGAGTCCTATTAGCTGGAGATCACTTTCAACTTCCACCAACCATCATATCGCCCGAAGCTGAGCGTAAAGGTCTCGGCCTCACACTAATGGAACGAATCATCAACCGCAAAGAGGACGGCAATTTGTGCGTCCGTATGTTGACGACCCAATACCGTATGCATCGCGATATCATGCAGTGGGCATCGAATCAGCTTTACCACGGAAAACTGGAAGCCCATCCTTCAGTAGCGAGCCATTTACTCATGGAGTTACCCGGCGTCGAGGAGAACGAAGACACAG gaattcctctCCTACTAATCGATACGGCTGGCTCTGATTTTCATGAGTCGATGGCATCGGAAGAAGGGTCCAAAGCCAACAGTGGTGAAGCATCTCTCGTTGTATTGCATGTCCAACGATTAATTGATTCTGGTGTGCCAGCTCGGGATATCGCCGTCGTTACACCATACAATCTTCAG GTGGAGTTGCTGAGACAAATGTTAAGCGGCAAATACCCCCAATTGGAAATTCGCAGCGTAGATGGCTTCCAGGGGCG ggaAAAAGAGGCAATCATTCTTTCACTGGTACGATCCAACTCGACGGGTCAAGTTGGTTTTGTAGCTGATGTTCGCCGACTTAATGTGGCCTGCACCCGCGCCCGACGGCATCTTTGCCTAGTTACAGATTCCAGCACCACGAGTCGTGCTGCAAGCGGACTCGTCGAATACATGGAGCAACATGGGGAAGTTCGTTCGGCCCATCAATACTTACAAGAGATGGATAATGTTGTGGTTCCTGAAATTGGTAATCGCAAGCCTGGAGTAACAGCCAAATTGCACAAACCCGTTGCTCCATCCAAACCCACACAAGATAATAGCCAGtcaaaacaagagaaagaagaaatagccACTCGAATCAACGCCATGTTGATGGAATGGTCTTCCAGTGCCGAATGTATATCTGGTAGCATCAAAGAATTTCCACCAACAATGACCGCCTATGAGCGACTAGTTGTTCATCAATGGGCAGAAGAGCGTGGTTTTCACCACCAAAGTGTGGGAGAGAATCATAACCGTCGCATCCAAGTTAAAAAACTTATTGTGTCAGCAGCTTCGCAACCTGAGGTAAAAGACAGTCCGCCTCAATCTGTAGTTGAGGCTACGATCCTTGAAAATGACATCATTGGTGAAGCCTTGTCAGATCGAACCGAGAAGATAAACTTGAATCCGGATGAAACTTCTttaaagcagaaaaaaaagaaaaaaaagcagaatTCAACTTTAGCAATGGAAAACCTAGTTGCGCCACCCAAGGATAAACCTGTAAAATCATTGCTTTCACCTAACCTCCCGTTGGCCAGCGAGTCGGTcgacaacaacatcaaatgcGATGATTGCAAAAAATCAGTACCAAAACAAAATCTAGCACTTCATCGATTACGGTGCACTGGGTCCGGTCCAACAGAACAAGCAGTAAGACCAAAACAGAAGCCGGTGGTTAAACCGTTGCCGATACTACAAACCGATCGGGCCAAAGACTCGAAAGTAGACAAGAAAGCAGATGACATTGATGGTATCTTGTCGGAATTTCGGCAATTGGATAACGTCTGTAATTATGCTACTTGTAAGACGGGCATTTCGTTAATGGGTCAACATTGTAATCTTTGCAATCGTCGCTTTTGTCTTTCACACCATCTTCCTGAAATCCATGGATGCGGAGATGCTATTCGACGCCAGGCACGTAATGTTACACTTAAACAGGGCTTTGTTGCACCTGGATCGTTACTTGTTAAACCTAAAGCAGTCGATGCCTCAAAACGTGCTCATCTTCAACGTAAATTAGACAGTAAACTAGAAGACATGTCAACTCAACGAAcggggaaaaaagaggaaaagaaaaagaaaaaatag
- the LOC124341012 gene encoding alkaline phosphatase-like, which yields MLLLLLFILSVLGNAASKTKPSTTEFEPPQILKEDQDFWYAQGKEDLLRALNRQLNLNTAKNVIFFLGDGMGVSTVTAARIHAGQKLGQTGEEHYLSFEKFPNLGLLKTYNVDKQVADSAGTATAYLTGVKGRYGTLGLDVSAPYNICRSDLGTKPHVQSVIKWAQDAGKATGFVTTTRVTHATPAGLYAHSANRDWECDSQVPLANRHECKDIARQLIEDEPGRNINIILGGGRQIFEAANDNGTAKWPCKRGDNLDLIEAWKADKKKREKSHLFLENRDGLLNTNLDDTDFILGLFAMNHIPYELDRTEDPKIGEMAPGIEDMTEKAIHFLQKKSDKGFFLLVEGGRIDHAHHKNNALLALEEAVAMNRAVSIAERLTDNKDTLILVTADHSHTFNINGYPVRGNKITGVSGVGDNGYNYTTLSYSSGPGFWNNVNNQTTDPSKPWLDASTLDIHDKTYRQLSQIPAYDAFHGGEDVAVYATGPMSHLFHGVHEQSYVAHVVGHAACMGPYSTACEVPKPEAQSAGIATTISHVLTLLMALISTMISKY from the exons ATGCTTCTTTTATTGCTCTTCATTTTAAGTGTTCTCGGGAACGCGGCATCGAAGACCAAACCATCGACAACTGAATTTGAACCTCCACAGATATTAAAAGAAG ACCAGGACTTTTGGTATGCTCAGGGCAAAGAAGATTTACTGCGTGCCCTGAATCGGCAACTTAATCTCAATACGGCCAAAAACGTCATCTTTTTCCTTGGTGACGGAATGGGAGTGTCGACAGTGACGGCAGCTCGTATACATGCCGGACAAAAGCTTGGACAGACTGGCGAGGAGCATTACctatcttttgaaaaattccctaaTCTCGGACTCCTTAAG ACCTACAACGTAGATAAACAAGTAGCTGATTCGGCCGGTACAGCCACG GCTTATCTGACTGGAGTGAAAGGACGTTACGGCACTCTTGGTTTGGACGTCTCGGCACCATACAACATCTGTCGATCCGATCTCGGCACCAAGCCGCATGTTCAAAGCGTCATTAAGTGGGCCCAAGATGCGGGAAAAGCCACTG GTTTCGTAACGACGACGAGGGTAACACACGCCACTCCTGCGGGACTTTACGCCCACTCCGCTAACCGTGATTGGGAGTGCGATTCACAAGTCCCGCTCGCTAATCGCCACGAGTGTAAAGACATTGCTCGACAGCTAATTGAAGATGAGCCTGGCCGCAATATCAAT ATTATTCTGGGTGGAGGACGACAAATTTTCGAGGCCGCCAATGATAACGGAACGGCTAAATGGCCGTGCAAACGGGGTGATAACTTGGACTTGATTGAAGCGTGGAAAGCCGACAAGAAGAAACGCGAAAAATCGCATCTCTTTTTAGAAAACCGCGATGGTCTTTTAAATACCAATCTCGACGATACAGACTTTATTCTAG GCTTGTTCGCGATGAATCACATACCCTACGAGCTCGATAGAACAGAAGATCCCAAAATCGGTGAAATGGCACCCGGAATCGAAGATATGACAGAAAAGGCTATTCACTTCCTGCAGAAAAAGAGCGACAAGggtttcttccttttggtGGAAGGCGGCCGCATCGATCACGCTCATCACAAGAATAATGCCTTACTAGCGCTGGAGGAAGCGGTAGCCATGAATCGCGCTGTTTCTATCGCCGAACGACTCACCGATAACAAGGACACGCTCATACTGGTCACTGCCGATCATTCGCACACTTTCAACATTAACGGCTATCCAGTTAGGGGGAACAAAATAACTG GTGTTTCTGGTGTCGGCGACAATGGCTACAATTACACAACATTGAGCTATTCATCTGGTCCCGGGTTCTGGAACAACGTGAACAATCAAACGACTGATCCATCGAAACCATGGCTGGACGCAAGTACTTTGGATATTCACGACAAGACCTACAGACAATTGTCACAAATTCCAGCTTACGACGCTTTCCACGGAGGCGAGGATGTCGCTGTTTACGCAACAG GTCCCATGTCGCATTTATTTCACGGAGTCCACGAACAAAGTTACGTAGCTCATGTCGTCGGACATGCCGCCTGCATGGGACCATACTCGACGGCTTGCGAAGTTCCTAAACCAGAGGCACAAAGCGCTGGGATTGCAACTACTATATCGCACGTGTTGACCTTACTCATGGCTTTAATAAGCACAATGATTTCAAAATACTAG
- the LOC124341061 gene encoding adenine DNA glycosylase-like — protein sequence MKRLRSQVKSCLKTETVEIENSETLRNHHHALLEEEIRNLREKLINWYDINKRDLQWRDLAKHIDPNIRGYSVLVSEIMLQQTQVATVKSYYSKWIEKWPDLTALSKATLEEVNTLWSGLGYYSRGKRLHEAACKVVHEMDGTMPQKAEQLQKQLPDVGPYTAAAIGSIAFNERVGLVDGNVIRVITRLCSIGADTSKKSVVDVIWKLSNEMVDPERPGDFNQGMMELGATVCTPKSPLCQSCPISLMCRAYKRSNQKEAVGPTDIEDVPDCLLCLPIDQPWILKDGVTNYPRKAKKTAAKIARNIVLIVERPTNESDSNEYLLWQRPVNGLLANLWEFPSFPSHQWSDDLDESSELTAALDQSKGLLTGRTIERCQYVADVFHQFSHISQTYGLYRVAVRACENAKDNVVSLPDHYQGFRWLNARQIAGAAISTAMKKVFRAFTQNVDGSGSSSSLKRKTKSKETGTVSKKQMTLQSYFKNSQTE from the exons ATGAAACGACTTCGTTCTCAAGTAAAATCCTGTCTTAAAACTGAAACCGTGGAAATAGAAAATTCCGAAACTTTAAGAAATCACCATCATGCTTTATTAgaggaagaaataagaaacctAAGAGAAAAACTAATCAACTGGTACGATATTAACAAGCGAGATCTTCAATGGAGAGATTTAGCTAAGCATATAGATCCTAACATCAGAGGCTATTCAG TGTTGGTCTCGGAAATCATGCTTCAGCAAACCCAAGTAGCCACAGTCAAGTCTTACTACTCAAAGTGGATTGAAAAGTGGCCAGATCTTACAGCTTTATCTAAAGCAACTTTGGAAGAAGTGAATACTCTATGGTCAGGGTTGGGTTACTATTCCAGAGGAAAGCGTCTTCATGAAGCAGCATGCAAA GTTGTTCACGAGATGGATGGTACAATGCCTCAGAAAGCTGAACAGTTGCAGAAACAGTTACCGGATGTTGGACCATACACAGCTGCTGCAATTGG GTCTATAGCTTTCAACGAACGTGTGGGCTTAGTTGATGGAAATGTTATAAGGGTGATTACtag GTTGTGTTCAATTGGTGCAGACACCAGTAAAAAG AGTGTGGTTGATGTCATATGGAAGTTGTCTAATGAAATGGTGGATCCGGAAAGACCAGGAGATTTCAACCAAGGCATGATGGAGTTGGGGGCGACCGTATGCACTCCAAAGTCTCCTCTTTGTCAGTCTTGCCCTATTAGTTTAATGTGTCGTGCCTACAAGAGatcaaaccaaaaagaagCAGTAGGTCCCACAGACATCGAAGATG TTCCTGATTGCTTATTGTGTCTGCCGATCGACCAGCCTTGGATTTTGAA GGATGGGGTGACCAATTATCCTCGGAAAGCCAAGAAAACAGCAGCCAAAATCGCCCGAAATATCGTCTTGATTGTTGAGCGCCCAACAAATGAATCAGATAGTAATGAGTATTTACTGTGGCAAAGACCAGTCAACG GTTTACTCGCCAACCTGTGGGAGTTTCCCAGTTTTCCCTCCCATCAGTGGAGCGATGACTTGGACGAGAGCAGCGAACTGACTGCAGCGCTGGACCAATCGAAAGGACTGCTGACCGGGCGGACCATCGAACGCTGCCAGTACGTGGCAGATGTTTTCCATCAATTTTCTCACATATCCCAAACGTACGGTCTCTACCGTGTTGCGGTCAGAGCGTGTGAAAACGCCAAAGACAATGTCGTATCCTTGCCTGACCACTACCAAGGCTTCAGGTGGCTGAACGCCCGTCAGATTGCCGGAGCAGCCATCTCCACCGCTATGAAGAAAGTCTTCCGCGCCTTCACCCAGAACGTGGACGGTAGTGGCAGCAGCTCGTCGTTGAAGCGGAAAACGAAATCAAAGGAGACCGGAACCGTCTCCAAGAAACAGATGACGTTGCAGTCGTACTTCAAGAACAGTCAGACCGAATAG